CTTTAAAGGGTGGTTGGGAATGAATTCTTTCAGAAGAGGACTGGTAACCAGTTGCTCCATAGCCCTGGGTTACTTTCCTGCTGGAGCAACCTTTGGTGTTTTGGCTGTGGGTTCCGGTTTCAACCCCTTTGAGGCCTTAAGTGCCTCGATGTTCATTTTTGCCGGGGCAAGCCAATTTGCTCTACTTTCAACTCTTTCTTATGGTTTGCTTTGGAGCTTACTCATACCGCTTCTTTTAAATCTGCGTCACGTCGTTTATGGTGTGATAATGACCCGAAGAGTCAGAATCAGGTACCCTCTGGTGACCGCTTTTGGACTCACCGATGAAGTTTTTGTCGTTGCTCAAGAGATGAACAGTGAGCGGTTTTTGTGGGGAGTTCAGTTGGGAGCCTATTTTTCCTGGGTGGCTGGCACCGCGGTCGGGGTTTTCGGTGGTAGATTTTTGTTTCGCGAAGGACTTTTAACCTCATCAATGGTTTTCTCTTTGGCTGGTCTTTTCTTAGTGCTCCTTATTCCTCGAATTAAAGGTTTTGGGGATGGTAATTTCTGGTCTGCGATTGCTGGAGGAATTGTTGCCCTAATATTCCATCTTTTGGGATATACTTCCTGGGGAATAATTGCAGCGTCTTTCGTGGGGCCGCTTTTTGCAGTATATGTTGAAAACCGAAGGAGGGAAACTGCTTGACAAAGGAATATCTGGTGATTGGTGTTGTTGCTTTGGGAACCTATCTTTTGCGATTACTGCCAGTTTTGTTTTTAAAAGACAGGGAAATTCCCTTTTTGTCGGGAAAGGTTCTCGATTACGTAGTTACAGCTTTGCTTTCTGCTTTACTGGTAATCACTTTTTTGGAGTTGCCTGTAATTTTTGACCGGGTTTTAATTGGCTTGGTAGCTCTTTCTGGGGTGTACCTTTCGTACTACAAGTGGCGAAACATCGGTTTTTCTGTACTGGTGGGTGTGATGGTGCATTTTCTGCTTTCCAATCTGCTCGTTTTCCATTAGCTGATGCGTATAAAATTTTTAAAAAATTGGTTCAAAAAAATATTTGACATTACTTATTTTGCGTGATATAGTGTGTCAACACGTCCTGCAGGCGTAGATAGTTAACATTCAGGAGGTTTGTTTAATGGCACAAGGTACAGTTAAGTGGTTTAACGCCCAGAAAGGCTATGGATTCATCGAATCGAGCGAGGGCGGAGATGTTTTCGTGCACTACTCGGCAGTAGAAGGCGATGGCTTCAAAACTCTCATCGATGGGGAACGGGTCGAGTTCGAGGTTGAGCAGAGAGCTAAGGGTCCCCAGGCGGTTCACGTTAGAAGGCTTGGTTAGAAATCTGACTGGCTAATCAGTCTTGAACGGCGAATTACCATGCCCCGGAATTTCCCGGGGCATTTTTTGTTTCTTTGCCTTTGTTAGTTTCCCATTACATCCGATCAAACAACCCTACTCGCTTTTCAGGCTCTCATGCCGTAGCGATGGGCTTTATAGGTAGGATAAACAGAGAACTGGGGAATGGTTACCTCTGGGGGAAGGGTGGCAATGTAAAGGATGATTTCTGCAACATATTTAACGTCGATACAACTTGCATATATACCTTCTTTCTTTTCTTTTTCGTCCAACCAGCCTTCGAGGTACGCTGGCAGGTTTTCTGCGTATATGCCCTTGTCGATTACTTCTGTCATGGGTGTTTTTACGTGAGAGGGGTTTATTACCGTTACAGCGATATTTTTCTCTGCTCCCTCAAGCAGTATGTTTTCGCTAAATCCCATCATACCATGTTTTGAAGCTCGATATGGGCTATGTCCTGGACTTGAAGCAAGCTTGGCCGAAGTAGAACCGAGATTAATAATTCTCCCCCCTGTAGGTTGTTTTTCCATAATTTTGAAGGCTTCTCTACAACATAGAAAAACACCGGTGAGGTTAACGGATATGGTTTTGTTCCATTCTTCAAGGGTAACCTCGCTTACTGGAGGAGAGAGGGAGTCGCGGCCAGCGCTGTTTACCAGGATATCGAGCTTGCCCCAGGTTTGGACTACTGCTTGAAAGAAATTGATTACTTCCTCTTCCACGGTTACATCGGCACAAATTTATATACATTCTCCTCCGTCTTTAGCTATTTCTTCTGCAACTTTTTTTAGTCGCTCTCCATTGATGTCCACCAGGGCCACTTTACATCCCTGAGCGGCAAATAGTTTGGCTGTGGCTTCACCTATGCCAGAAGCTCCGCCGGTAATCAGGGCTACCTTGCCCTGGAGTTTCTTTTCTCCCATGTTAGCACCCCTGTCCTTTATTATTTAATTAGGGAAGAATTATAGTGCCCACTCTCTGGCTCGCTCAACGGCTTTTTTCCATCTGGCGTAGAGTTCTTCCCGTCGTGCAGGTTCCATTTGCGGTTCAAAAACTCTATCAATTTTCCACTGAGAGGAAATTTCTTCGCGGCTTTTCCAAAAACCCACTCCCAGCCCGGCGAGATAGGCCGCACCCATAGCGGCCATTTCGGTTACCACTGGTCTTACTACTGGCACCCCCAGGATATCAGCCTGGAATTGCATCAAGAAATTGTTTTTGACCGCTCCTCCATCCACCCGAAGGGATTCCAGCTTTTGCCCTGAGTCAGCCACCATTGCTTCCAGCACGTCTCTGGTTTGATAAGCCATGGACTCAAGAGCGGCACGTACTATATGTTCACGAGTGGTGCCCCGGGTGATACCGATAATCAGCCCACGGGCATACATATCCCAATAAGGTGCTCCTACGCCTGTGAAGGCTGGTACAAAATAAACGTCCCCGGTATCTGGAACTGCTTGGGCCATGGCCTCGCTTTGAGCAGCGTTTTCAATGATTTTCAAGCCGTCTCTCAACCATTGTATGGCAGCTCCCCCGATGAAGACCACTCCTTCAAGTGCATACTCTACTTTTCCCTCGATTCCCCAGGCCAGGTCCGAAAGTAATCCGTTTTGTGAAAGAACAAACTTTTCTCCGATATTCATCATCATATCCAGAGCAGTACCGTAAGTATTTTTGGCCATTCCGGGTTTGAAGCAAGCCTGTCCGAAAAGGGCTGCATGCTGGTCTCCCGCCACTCCAGCGATGGGTATTTCTTCTCCCCAGAATACTTGTTTGCTGGTTGTGGCCATAGTTCCACTTGAGGGTTTGGGTTGAGGGAGAATCTCCCGAGGGATTTCTAAGGCGTCGAGCAATTCCTGGTCCCAATCCAAAGTCTGTACGTTGAAGAGCATGGTACGGGAAGCGTTTGAATAATCGGTGACATGAGCAGAACCACCGCTTAACTTCCACATTAGCCAGGAGTCAATGCAACCCATCTGGAGTTCTCCTTGCCTGGCACGTTCCTTTGCTCCCGGGACCTTGTCTAAAATCCACTTTATTTTGGTGGCTGAGAAATAGGCATCAATGGTCAAGCCCGTCTTTTGGCGAACTTTTTCTTCGAACCCCCGAGCCTTAAGTTCTTCGCAGAGAGGTGCAGTTCTGCGACACTGCCAGACAATCGCGTTGTGGATGGGCTTTCCAGTTCCTTTTTCCCAGATTACAGTGGTTTCACGCTGATTGGTTATGCCGATTCCAGCGATTTGTGAGGGCTCAATCTTCGCTTTTTTCATAGCTTCTTCTGCACAAATCAAGGTGGTTTCCCAGTATTCCATGGGGTCGTGTTCCACCCAACCAGGGTGGGGATAAATCTGCTTTATTTCCCGGTAGGCCGATGAAACCACGTTACCCTCGTGGTCGACAAAAATAACCCGGGTACCAGTAGTCCCCTGGTCTATGGCCATAATGTAATCTTTTTGCACTCCCCTTACCTCCTTTGAACCCCAAGCTTTTGGTCAGGGCTTGATAACCACTTTGAGAGCTTCCCCTCTTTTTATGACGTTTAGACCGTCATGTATTTTTTCCAGGGGAAAGACATGGGTCACGTAGTTAATAGCCTTACCAATTTTTTCTCCAGCGAGCAAGCTGAGCGCAAGACGGTTCTGCGGTGCTGTGGAGGCGTGAGCACCAAAAACACCTACTTCTTTGTAATGAATGAGGTTGCTGTCCAAATATCCGGTTGATTTTTCGGGAGGCAAGCCCCCAAAAAGGCTCACTCGGCCCCTTCGTGCTACCATCTGCAGGGCCTGGTTTTGAGCTTCGCCGACTGGGCAGGCCACAATAACCACATCTGCACCACGACCGTCAGTTTCTGAAAGAACCTTTTCTACCAAATTCGTTTTTGAGCTGTTGACAAGAATCAAGTCTTTACCAAGCCTGGCTGCCAACTCGAGTTTTTCTGGTACCACATCGGCAAGGAAGACCCGGGACGCTCCCTTCACGAATGCTAATTCAGTATGAAAAAGGCCAATTGTTCCTGCACCTATTATTACCACGCTTTGTCCTATACCTATGGAAAGCGGTTCCTGACCGTTTATACAGCAAGCCAGGGGCTCAGCCAGCACTGCCTTTTCAAAGTTCAACCCAGGGGGCAACTTGTTAACGTGACCTTGAGCTACTGCCTTGGCTGGCACTGCCATTATTTCAGCAAAACCACCGTCAAATTCAAAACCTATGGTTTCCAGGTCGGGGCACATGTTGGTGTGCCCCGACCTGCAGTAGTCGCATTTTCCACAACCAATAGCCGGAGTTACTGCTACTGCTTCTCCAATGCTATATCCGGAAACTCCTTCTCCAAGTTCCAGTATGGTACCCACTACTTCGTGTCCCAAGATACGCGGGGGATGGACATGAGAGCTGCCGTAGTTTATAGTCCTCACGTCCGAACCACAAATAGCACATGCTTTAACAGCAATCAACATTCCTCCCCTTTCTACTTTTGGTAGGGGAACGTCTTTGACCACCAACCTTCCAATGGCTTCCATTACTGCGGCTTTCATTAAAACTGCCTCCGATCCGCTTAGTTGGGGATGAAAAGTACTTTATTAAAAAATTCGCTTCTTGCCCAGATGCGCTGGAACACTTCTGGTGCCTCGTCTAAAGAGAAGCGGTGACTGATCAGAGGTTTACAGCGCAACCCCCCTCTGGCCATGAAATGCAAGGACAGCTCCCATTCATTTACTGGTAGAGGCGAAAAGACCGAGTTCCAAGCTCCGACCAATCTGACTTCTTTTCGGAGAAGAGCATCGAGAGTAGAAGCAGGTATGACCAAGTCATCGTAGGAAATCCCACAGAAGACTATCGTTCCTTCTTTATCCGCTAAGCGTATGCTTTGTTCCTGGGTAATTTTGGATCCAGCCAGCTCGATTACCCGCTGCACTCCACGTCCAGTTTTGTCCAGTATGAACTTAACCGGGTCTGTGTTTTTGGCGTTGACTAAATAGTCGGCACCTACTTCTTCTGCTACCCGGAGCTTTTCATCCATAATATCTACCGCAAATACCGTTTTCGCTCCCATAATTTTTGCCCACTGCACTGCAAAAAGGCCAATAGGGCCGACTCCCAGAACGGCAACGTTGTCTCCGACTTTCATACCTGATTTAAGCATTGCGTGGAGAGCAATCGAAGCAGGATCGGTGCAGGCTCCAGATTCAAAGTCTACCTGGTCAGGCAACTTCAAAAGGTCGCATTCTTCTACCACCACGTATTCTGCCATTGCGCCGTCAGTGCGCGAACCATAATAACTGTAGTTATCGCAGAGATTGTATTTGCCGGTTTTGCAGTAATCACATGTACCACAGGGAATAAGTGGCGCTACCGTTACTCTGTCACCAGACTTAAACCCTTTCACTTTGTCTCCCACTTCAGCAATTTCTCCGGCGAATTCGTGCCCAATGATGGTGGGGTAAGAGTAGGTACCCTTTTTCATGACTCGCCCGGGGTCTGAACCACAGACACCGACTGCCCGCACTTTGACCAGGACTTGATTATCTCCTGGAGCAGGTATTTCTACCTCTTCTACTCGAAGGTCTCCCGGGGCATGAAGACGAACTGCTTTCATTTTTTGGGCCATGACTTGCTAACGCTCCTTTCTAAAGAAGAGATTTATAATTCTTGCCTATTGAGATAACTTCTTAAAATTACCGCAGCAAGTAAAATAAGTGAATTGAAGATCATTTGGGGATAAGGGTGAATTCCTAGCAAATTTAAAATGTTGGATATAATACCAAGCACCAGAACGCCACTTAAGGTGTCTATTGCGTTGCCTCTCCCCCCCGTAAGTGGTGCACCACCTATCACTACAGCTGCAATTGCGAGTAACTCGTATCCGTCACCAACTCTGGGTTCTCCACTGTCAAGTCTTCCTGTCATTAGTAGTCCGGCAAATGCTGCAAATGCTCCTGAAAGCACGTAGGCCATAATTTTATCGCGCCCTATTTTGACTCCACAAAACCTTGCTGCTTCTTCGCTTTCGCCAATGGCAAAGAGTTCGGATCCAAAAGCAGTATATTTAAGAAGTATTTGACTTAAAATGGCTAAGATTATCCACACAAGAACTGGAAAAGGAATCCAGCCTATCGATCCTCTGCCTAAGAATTTGGTTCCTTCAGAAACGCCAAATACAGTTTGGCCTCCGGTTACGGAAAAAGATAGTGCCCTTATTGTTATCATGGTTCCTAATGTGGCTATAAAGTCTGGAACGTGAAACTTTGTTATTATAATGCCGTTAAACAAGCCTATGCCGGCTCCTATGAGAATACAAGCTGGAAAAATTAAGTAGATTGGAAAAAGAAAAGATAGCTCTTCAACATATCCTAAATATATTCCGTGATGTTGCCAGAGAGCACACAGTGTTGAAGATAAAGCAAAAATTGAAGCAATGGATAAATCTATTCCTCCAGAGATAACCACAAACAAGAGCCCTAAGGCCAGGATACCGATAAAACTGCTTTGTGTTAATAAATTTTCCAAGTTTCTTAGAGAAATAAAAGCGGGAGACAAAAGAGCAAAAAGACAAAACAAGAAGAGCAGTGTAATGTGGGCACCGTATACATTAAGCATGTTGTTATAGATTTGCGTTTTGTTACTTTTTGCCATTATTTTGTTTATTGCTGGTTCTCGCCTTAACATTGCTTAAAACCTCCTGTTGTTTTTGGAATTTGTTTAGGCAAAAGTTCAACCTTTGTTGAAGTTTTCTAAAGTCCATCGTTTAATCGATCTCTAATAAGACTAGCTCGAGTTACACAGTATTGGTTTTTGCCAAAAACCAAGTTTTTAACGGACACCACTTGCTAATTTCAATAAATCTGTCACTTTATGCTCTTTAGGATTTGTGACGCCCATAAGCTTCCCCCTAAAAAGAACTGCTATCCTGTCACACATTTCCATTAGTTCTTCGGCTTCTGAAGAGATAATTATAAAACTTATGCCCTCCCTGGCCTT
This portion of the Thermatribacter velox genome encodes:
- a CDS encoding AzlC family ABC transporter permease, which gives rise to MNSFRRGLVTSCSIALGYFPAGATFGVLAVGSGFNPFEALSASMFIFAGASQFALLSTLSYGLLWSLLIPLLLNLRHVVYGVIMTRRVRIRYPLVTAFGLTDEVFVVAQEMNSERFLWGVQLGAYFSWVAGTAVGVFGGRFLFREGLLTSSMVFSLAGLFLVLLIPRIKGFGDGNFWSAIAGGIVALIFHLLGYTSWGIIAASFVGPLFAVYVENRRRETA
- a CDS encoding AzlD domain-containing protein, whose protein sequence is MTKEYLVIGVVALGTYLLRLLPVLFLKDREIPFLSGKVLDYVVTALLSALLVITFLELPVIFDRVLIGLVALSGVYLSYYKWRNIGFSVLVGVMVHFLLSNLLVFH
- a CDS encoding cold-shock protein, producing MAQGTVKWFNAQKGYGFIESSEGGDVFVHYSAVEGDGFKTLIDGERVEFEVEQRAKGPQAVHVRRLG
- the glpK gene encoding glycerol kinase GlpK; its protein translation is MAIDQGTTGTRVIFVDHEGNVVSSAYREIKQIYPHPGWVEHDPMEYWETTLICAEEAMKKAKIEPSQIAGIGITNQRETTVIWEKGTGKPIHNAIVWQCRRTAPLCEELKARGFEEKVRQKTGLTIDAYFSATKIKWILDKVPGAKERARQGELQMGCIDSWLMWKLSGGSAHVTDYSNASRTMLFNVQTLDWDQELLDALEIPREILPQPKPSSGTMATTSKQVFWGEEIPIAGVAGDQHAALFGQACFKPGMAKNTYGTALDMMMNIGEKFVLSQNGLLSDLAWGIEGKVEYALEGVVFIGGAAIQWLRDGLKIIENAAQSEAMAQAVPDTGDVYFVPAFTGVGAPYWDMYARGLIIGITRGTTREHIVRAALESMAYQTRDVLEAMVADSGQKLESLRVDGGAVKNNFLMQFQADILGVPVVRPVVTEMAAMGAAYLAGLGVGFWKSREEISSQWKIDRVFEPQMEPARREELYARWKKAVERAREWAL
- a CDS encoding zinc-dependent dehydrogenase, which translates into the protein MKAAVMEAIGRLVVKDVPLPKVERGGMLIAVKACAICGSDVRTINYGSSHVHPPRILGHEVVGTILELGEGVSGYSIGEAVAVTPAIGCGKCDYCRSGHTNMCPDLETIGFEFDGGFAEIMAVPAKAVAQGHVNKLPPGLNFEKAVLAEPLACCINGQEPLSIGIGQSVVIIGAGTIGLFHTELAFVKGASRVFLADVVPEKLELAARLGKDLILVNSSKTNLVEKVLSETDGRGADVVIVACPVGEAQNQALQMVARRGRVSLFGGLPPEKSTGYLDSNLIHYKEVGVFGAHASTAPQNRLALSLLAGEKIGKAINYVTHVFPLEKIHDGLNVIKRGEALKVVIKP
- a CDS encoding galactitol-1-phosphate 5-dehydrogenase, which produces MAQKMKAVRLHAPGDLRVEEVEIPAPGDNQVLVKVRAVGVCGSDPGRVMKKGTYSYPTIIGHEFAGEIAEVGDKVKGFKSGDRVTVAPLIPCGTCDYCKTGKYNLCDNYSYYGSRTDGAMAEYVVVEECDLLKLPDQVDFESGACTDPASIALHAMLKSGMKVGDNVAVLGVGPIGLFAVQWAKIMGAKTVFAVDIMDEKLRVAEEVGADYLVNAKNTDPVKFILDKTGRGVQRVIELAGSKITQEQSIRLADKEGTIVFCGISYDDLVIPASTLDALLRKEVRLVGAWNSVFSPLPVNEWELSLHFMARGGLRCKPLISHRFSLDEAPEVFQRIWARSEFFNKVLFIPN
- a CDS encoding ABC transporter permease translates to MLRREPAINKIMAKSNKTQIYNNMLNVYGAHITLLFLFCLFALLSPAFISLRNLENLLTQSSFIGILALGLLFVVISGGIDLSIASIFALSSTLCALWQHHGIYLGYVEELSFLFPIYLIFPACILIGAGIGLFNGIIITKFHVPDFIATLGTMITIRALSFSVTGGQTVFGVSEGTKFLGRGSIGWIPFPVLVWIILAILSQILLKYTAFGSELFAIGESEEAARFCGVKIGRDKIMAYVLSGAFAAFAGLLMTGRLDSGEPRVGDGYELLAIAAVVIGGAPLTGGRGNAIDTLSGVLVLGIISNILNLLGIHPYPQMIFNSLILLAAVILRSYLNRQEL